CGATTTCACCGAGCGGGACGATCAGCCCCGTTTCCTCGGCCAGCGGAATAAAGGCTCCGGGAAGCAGCAAGCCCTCGGCCGGATGCTGCCACCGCACAAGGGCTTCGACGCCGGTCACCCTGCCGCTGCGGATCTCCTTTTGCGGCTGGTAGTGCAGCACGAATTCATCCCGCTCCACCGCGCGCCGCAGCTCTTCGATGCGGATCAGCTTGTTGCGAGCATCTTCCGCCATGGCCGGCGTGAACAGTCGAATGGAGTTGCGCCCCGCTTCCTTGGCGCGATAGAGCGCCATATCGGCGTTTGCGAACAGTGCCGAGGCTGTCTCGCCGTGCTCCATGGCGCATGCCACACCGATGCTGCAGCCGACGCGGATTTCGACGCCGCTGATGGTCAACGGCCTGGATATGTCCTTGAGAACGGCGGTGAGCCTCTCGTATATCGAGCCGGAGGGTTCCTCCAGGACGATGATGAACTCATCGCCGCCGATCCTCGCAACGATGCCGCCGCGACCAAGATGGGTCGATATGCGCTGCGCAACCACCACCAGCAATTCGTCTCCGGCGGCGTGGCCGAGGGTATCGTTCACCAGCTTGAAATTATCCAGGTCGACAAAGGCAACGGCCAGGGGCTTCTGCTTTCGTGAGGCTTTCTCCAGTAGGGCGCTGAGCTTACGGTCCAGCAGCATGCGGTTGGGCAGGCCGGTGAGGGCATCGTGTTCGGCCAGATAGGCAATATGGGCGATGTCTCGATGGCGATCGATGGCGATCCCAACCGTTTGCGCTATGCCTGCGAAGAACTCCATGAGCCCGGCCTCGTCACCGTCGGTCTTCACCGTCACCAAGGTTCCATGCCTGCCGCCATCCCGCGAGAAGATCGGAAATTCCAGTATGTCGCCGGCCAGGGATTGGGGTTGCTCGCCATTGAGAACAAAGTCGATCTGCCTACCGTCGAGCAACCGCTCAAGGAGGGATCGGGCATCCTTCAGAAGCACATCAAGATCGATGCCTCGCGCCACATCCTGGAGGAGTTTCGTCTGCGCGCTCATCAATTCTTCGGCGCGCTTGCGAGCGGAGATATCGCGGGAGGCGCCGACGACACCGATGACGTTGCCGTTTCTATCCCGCAGCGGCACGCGCGACATCATCAGCCAGCCTTCGCCCTTGAGGCGCCGCTCTTCCACGCCAAGATCGGCTTTGCCCGTTTCCATGACCCGTCGCTCGACTTCCTCGATCTTATGCGCGTCGGCCATCGGGTGAATTTCGGCATCCGTGAGGCCGATCAGTTCCGCGACATGAGTAAAGCCGTTGTTGAGAACGATTGCCTGGTTGGCGAAGAGGAAACGGCCGTCTCTGTCCTTGGCATAGATATAGTCCGGCACATAGTTGATCATCGCTTCGAGCCATTCGTGGCGTTCGGTGAGCGATAAATGCTGAGCCCGGAGCAATTCGAGCAGCTCGCGAACATGCCGGTCATCATCGTTCGGATCGGTATTTGCTGACTTCGACGATCTACCCGGCCGCTGTGTCATCAATGTTCTCTCGCGTGGTGAACGGACAATAGAAGCAAGCAGTTATGTATCCATGAAAATGCATGGAGCATTTTGGCCGTCCCAAACGGAGGCGTAAAGGCATATTGGGTGATCGGGGTAAAAACAGCGGTCTATCTGAGCTTTGCCCGGAAGAATCTGATCAGCTGAGCATTCATGCGGCGATGAAATGTCGCTCGATCGAAACCGTTCGGATCGGTGCATATGAGGGGGGCGGATTTGGCAAGCGTCGCGCTGCATGGTGGCAGAAAGTCATAATGCCCAGCACCTGTCACGACATGCAGCTCGGGAGGGCGCGGCAATGCGGCGCGCACCGCCTCGTCGTACCAGGGATTGGGCTGGTGGCGGTCATCGGCAGCGCGCCACAGCTGGATGGGAACCTTCACGTCGCGCAAGCCACCGGGTGAGAAGGTGAAGCCAAATGCTGGAGCGGCAACAGCGACCGCCTTGATGCGCCCGTCCTGCTGCCAAGCATCGGAGGGGACCGGCAAAGCGGCGACGGAAGCAACACCGGCCTGGCGGAGTGCGGAGCACAGATCATGAGCAGGATGATCGACGCAATAGGGATCAATCAGACTGAGATCGGGCTTTCCCCCTGCAGACACGAGCACAGTGAAGCCGCCATTCGAGAAACCGAAGGCACCGATCCGTCTTGAATCGACATGGGCATGATCTCTCCATTCGTCGAGAACGAACGTGATCAGCCGGCTCAACTGCTGCGGCCGACGCCAAAGCTTCAATACTTGTCGCTGATCGTCGAAAGTGTCGCCCGCGTGATCGACCGCGGCAACGACGAAGCCCGCATGCGCCAGCGCGAGAGCGGCGTCGTAATGGCCGGCAAGCGATCCCCCGCCGCCATGCGAAATGACGATCAGAGGCAAGCGGCGACCGGTGATCGCGCCGTCTGGCGCCACCAGCTGGGTGAAAGTCGCCAAACGTGCCTCTTGGGGTTTGGCGAGCGTCGGATACCAGATGCCTGCACGCAATGAAGGTTCGCTGCCATTCGGGACGGCCACCTCCTGAAAGGCGACGAACGCATAATCTTTGGCGTGAGCGGCGCCCGAAAGGCCGATGATCAGGAGAGCCGCGATCCGCCACCAAAGGCGGAAAATCGACAGGGCGAGAGCAGTCGAGTAATGCAAGAGGCCATTTTGAACCGGAGCTGTTTCCAGGGCTTTCATGCTATTACCCTTCTCGATTTATCAGCCAGGCGCCGGGCGCAAGGTCGCTTCGTGTTTCGGTATTCCTCGCCACATGATCTGCCGGCGTCAACGATCGGGTAGGCGAGCGCATTCGATACTTGGCGGAGCAATTGGAATGTCGTTTGGGTGCCGTACGGATGCCAATCATATTCAACTCAAGGCATGGTGACCGCCTTGCGGAGTAGGGGCGAAAACAGCTAAAGCCCGACCGGGAGAAATACAGGATTCGCAAGGAAAAGGACATGGACGTTCGCAAGGCTGCGGCGAATGGCAATCTCGTGCTTGCCGGCATGCTTTTGATGCTCGTCGGCGATTTCATGTTTTCGCTGAACGATGCCATGGGCAAATGGCTGGTAGCGAGTTTCTCCGTCGGGCAGATTCTGGTTATCCGCTCGCTGGGCTCGTTCATACTCCTGGCACCCATGATTGCGCGGCAGGGCGGTGATGCGCTCTTTCGCCTCGAGCGGCCGCCGCTGCAGTTTTTGCGGGTGGTTATGACGACACTCGATGTCGGTCTCTTCTACGCCGCCGTTGCCTATCTGCCGCTTGCCGATGTCATGACCTTCTACATGGCAGGCCCCATCTATGTCGCGGCGATCTCGCATTTCTTCCTTGACGAGAGGATCGGCTGGCGGCGCTGGCTGGCCGTTCTTGTCGGCTTCGCCGGCGTATTGATCGCGCTTAGACCTTCGGCGGCCATGTTTTCCTGGCCATCGCTTTTCGGCCTTGGCGGCAGCCTCGCATTCGCGATGACGCTTGTGCTCGGGCGGCGGCTGCGGCAGACGAGCGATGCAACGCTCGTTGCCTGGCAGACGGTTGGCGCCCTCGCGACCGGTTTGGCGCTCAGCATCGGCAATTGGCGCGCGGCATCAGCACTTGATCTCGGCGCCATGCTGGCGCTCGGCGTCGTCGCCGGCAGCGCGCACATGATGATCACGCGGTCACTGAAGCTTGCCCCCGCATCCCTGCTTGCCCCGCTGCAATATAGCCTGTTGATCTGGGCAATTGCGCTTGGTTTCCTATTCTTCGGCGATATTCCGGACGCCCAGATAATCGTTGGGTCCGTCATCATCGTGCTCGCCGGCCTTTTCATTTTCCACCGGAAGAACCTGACCGGCAATATTCCGAAGGATGCTATTCCACGGGATGGGCACTGAGGCGGCGGCTTCAGCCAGAGCCTGTAAATTTCAATTTATTCGCCAGTCAGCGGGATAACCGCCTTCTTAGACGGCAATAGGCAGCCCGATGGCGAGGGCATGCCGCCCTGTATCTTCTATACCTTTCATCGCGATCCTGAACTTGATGCGGCTATGTTGGTCGGATTACGTATCCTTCCGGGCTCGGCAAACGTCCTTGGTGGCATCGACGCCCTCATGCGCCGTCGTTGGGAGTATGGGCAAATATGACAGAGGATCTCTTTCGCGTCGGCAAG
Above is a window of Rhizobium sp. CCGE531 DNA encoding:
- a CDS encoding GGDEF and EAL domain-containing protein; amino-acid sequence: MTQRPGRSSKSANTDPNDDDRHVRELLELLRAQHLSLTERHEWLEAMINYVPDYIYAKDRDGRFLFANQAIVLNNGFTHVAELIGLTDAEIHPMADAHKIEEVERRVMETGKADLGVEERRLKGEGWLMMSRVPLRDRNGNVIGVVGASRDISARKRAEELMSAQTKLLQDVARGIDLDVLLKDARSLLERLLDGRQIDFVLNGEQPQSLAGDILEFPIFSRDGGRHGTLVTVKTDGDEAGLMEFFAGIAQTVGIAIDRHRDIAHIAYLAEHDALTGLPNRMLLDRKLSALLEKASRKQKPLAVAFVDLDNFKLVNDTLGHAAGDELLVVVAQRISTHLGRGGIVARIGGDEFIIVLEEPSGSIYERLTAVLKDISRPLTISGVEIRVGCSIGVACAMEHGETASALFANADMALYRAKEAGRNSIRLFTPAMAEDARNKLIRIEELRRAVERDEFVLHYQPQKEIRSGRVTGVEALVRWQHPAEGLLLPGAFIPLAEETGLIVPLGEIVLRKACQQARAWRDLGLPALRIGVNVSARQFLENLLTSQVASALQTAGLDPQWLELELTESLIMRDVEGAIERMHELKALGVSLAIDDFGTGYSSLSTLRRFPLSRLKIDRSFIADIPDKPGDMAITSAIVSLGRMLELEVVAEGVETEEQARFLESAGCELLQGYLFARPLPSSEVESLFAGMAAKAG
- a CDS encoding prolyl oligopeptidase family serine peptidase translates to MKALETAPVQNGLLHYSTALALSIFRLWWRIAALLIIGLSGAAHAKDYAFVAFQEVAVPNGSEPSLRAGIWYPTLAKPQEARLATFTQLVAPDGAITGRRLPLIVISHGGGGSLAGHYDAALALAHAGFVVAAVDHAGDTFDDQRQVLKLWRRPQQLSRLITFVLDEWRDHAHVDSRRIGAFGFSNGGFTVLVSAGGKPDLSLIDPYCVDHPAHDLCSALRQAGVASVAALPVPSDAWQQDGRIKAVAVAAPAFGFTFSPGGLRDVKVPIQLWRAADDRHQPNPWYDEAVRAALPRPPELHVVTGAGHYDFLPPCSATLAKSAPLICTDPNGFDRATFHRRMNAQLIRFFRAKLR
- a CDS encoding DMT family transporter, which translates into the protein MDVRKAAANGNLVLAGMLLMLVGDFMFSLNDAMGKWLVASFSVGQILVIRSLGSFILLAPMIARQGGDALFRLERPPLQFLRVVMTTLDVGLFYAAVAYLPLADVMTFYMAGPIYVAAISHFFLDERIGWRRWLAVLVGFAGVLIALRPSAAMFSWPSLFGLGGSLAFAMTLVLGRRLRQTSDATLVAWQTVGALATGLALSIGNWRAASALDLGAMLALGVVAGSAHMMITRSLKLAPASLLAPLQYSLLIWAIALGFLFFGDIPDAQIIVGSVIIVLAGLFIFHRKNLTGNIPKDAIPRDGH